GGTTCCGTAGTGCTGATTGATAAATGTCAGGACTTCTCCAGAGGCTTCCGGCATCGATGCTACCCCAATAAGTGGCGTATTTTAGCCGATTTCCACTCGGGTGTATTTGCTCAAGGTTCGATAACGAGCAGCCTGAAGCCGTCGCGTGCGTTGGGCACCATAGGGTACCAGCCCGTCGCTTTTTTGAATTGCTGATTGGAGACGCGCTGGCTGCGGGTCAAGAACATGACGTTCTTACCGGCCAGAATCCAGAACAGCCACACCGGAGGGCGGAATAGCCACCTGCGGCCGGCAGCCTGTGCGAGAACGGAGGCGAGTTCACGCCGTTGCAGCGGTTCATCGTCGACAATGTCATAGATTCCGGGAGGCGCTTTGCCGAGCGCATCGAAGACTGCCACCGCCGCATCATCCACCCATATAAGGGGTTGGTACGAGTTCGAGGCACCAAAGATCATCGCAACTCCGTGCCGCGCCATCCGGAGCATGCTGCGCGTGGTTCCGGCCGTCGGGCCATAAAAACTGCCCATTCGCAGAACGATTCCGCGTCTTCCAGCACGCGAGAACCGTTCCACTTCGGCTTCCGCTTGCAGGGAAGATTCGAGGATCGCC
The genomic region above belongs to Terriglobia bacterium and contains:
- a CDS encoding NAD(P)-dependent oxidoreductase; the encoded protein is MNIFVTGGTGVLGRVVVRLLLDGGHHVRALARNSDSHSRLRAAGAEPVQASLFDPSTLRVVLQGCDAILHLATRIPPPKDASRRDAWRENDKIRAEGTRNLVNIALESEVATLIYPSVVFVYLDGGAQWMDAGTAVKPAAILESSLQAEAEVERFSRAGRRGIVLRMGSFYGPTAGTTRSMLRMARHGVAMIFGASNSYQPLIWVDDAAVAVFDALGKAPPGIYDIVDDEPLQRRELASVLAQAAGRRWLFRPPVWLFWILAGKNVMFLTRSQRVSNQQFKKATGWYPMVPNARDGFRLLVIEP